TCCAAAGCGGCTTCCATGGCTTTGATTTCGCTTTCGGCACGGCTGCGGGCGGCTTTGTCCTGGACGAATTTAAAGGTGCCCAGAACCAATGCGGCCAAAATGCCAATGATGGTCATGACCGTCAGCAACTCGACCAGCGTGAAACCCTTAGAACGCCGGTTGCGGCAATATGAAAGGTGCATTTGCATTTAACCCGCTTGCATCGTGCTGATGATGGAGATCAGCGGAAGGAAGAGCGCAATGACGATGGTTCCGACGACCACGGCCAAAAAGACGATCATGATCGGCTCCAACAGCGAGGTGAGTCCGGTGACGGCGTTATCAACTTCATCGTCGTAAACTTCGGCGATCTTCAGAAGCATTTCGGGTAATTGCCCCGTTTCCTCGCCGACGTCGATCATACTGATAACCATCGGTGGAAACACGCCGCTCGCCTCGAGGGGCTGCACGATGGATTCACCTTCCTTGACGGAGTCGTGAACCTTGTTGATGGCGTCCGCGATGACTTGGTTGCCGGCGGTTTCGCGGGTGATGTTCAACGCCTGCAAAATGGGGACACCGCTCGTGACGAGCGTTCCCAAAGTGCGGGTAAAACGGGAGATGGCCGTCTTGCGAATCAGGTCGCCGAAGAGCGGCATTTTGAGTTTGATCCGGTCGAGAATGACTTTTCCTGCTGGAGTTCCTGCGAAGAAATTATAGCCAATCACCAAGCCAACGACGGCAGGGATGATGATTAAGATGTGATCCTTCAGCAGATTGCTGCAATTGATCACGAAAACTGTCAGACCGGGGAGCGGCTTGCCGTTCAACATATCCCGGAAGATCTGCTCGAACTTCGGCACGATGAATACGAGCAGGAAGCCCATGATCGCGACGGCGATGAAGAGCACGATGACCGGATAAAACATGGCCGCGACGACCTTGTTTTTGATCTTCTGCGCCTTTTCCTGGAACTCCGCCAGACGGATGAGAACGAGTTCGAGCACGCCGCCGAGTTCGCCTGCTTTCACCATATTGACGTAGAGCTTGTTGAAAATTTTCGGGT
This DNA window, taken from Chthoniobacterales bacterium, encodes the following:
- a CDS encoding type II secretion system F family protein, with product MARFNYVALDARGQENTGVIDAADSNDAVAQLRQSGYFPTSVLAEGSAGASSKAVKKTATKIAQTSAASKTKKPLFKKSTIKPKVLMIFTRQLATLIDAGLPLLRGLTVLAKQERDPVLKATITQLADTVQGGSTFSESLAGHPKIFNKLYVNMVKAGELGGVLELVLIRLAEFQEKAQKIKNKVVAAMFYPVIVLFIAVAIMGFLLVFIVPKFEQIFRDMLNGKPLPGLTVFVINCSNLLKDHILIIIPAVVGLVIGYNFFAGTPAGKVILDRIKLKMPLFGDLIRKTAISRFTRTLGTLVTSGVPILQALNITRETAGNQVIADAINKVHDSVKEGESIVQPLEASGVFPPMVISMIDVGEETGQLPEMLLKIAEVYDDEVDNAVTGLTSLLEPIMIVFLAVVVGTIVIALFLPLISIISTMQAG